One window of Paludibacter propionicigenes WB4 genomic DNA carries:
- the pyk gene encoding pyruvate kinase: MSKSTKIVATISDLRCEVDFIRSLYNEGMNVVRMNSAHLQREGFERIVNNVRAVSNQIAILMDTKGPEIRTTVVENDSIDLSTGDTVKITGNPDLMSTRECISVNYPHFVRDLNVGDNILFDDGEIDLQVDSKDDQYLYCTVLNNGNLGSRKSVNVPGVRINLPSLTEKDRKNILLAIELDLDFIAHSFVRNKQDLIDIQTILDEHNSPIKIISKIENQEGVDNIDEILEHTYGVMIARGDLGIEVAQEKIPGIQRRLIRKCVVARKPVIVATQMLHTMIKNPRPTRAEITDIANAIYYRTDAVMLSGETAYGKYPVEAVRTMASVAKEAEKTKLTENDIPVNIGTNDITSFLANAANEASINLGTKAIITDTYTGKTALNLSAYRSTNPILALCYHERSTRQLALSYGVFPVFQEEKGNTQKYFIAGLQGFIKQGMLEPEDYVSYLSGSFGSGFGTSFLEINQVSKIFESREKYILPNF; this comes from the coding sequence ATGTCTAAATCAACAAAAATTGTTGCTACCATTAGCGACTTGCGCTGCGAAGTAGATTTTATCCGTTCGTTGTATAACGAAGGAATGAACGTTGTTCGCATGAATTCTGCCCACTTGCAACGTGAAGGATTTGAAAGAATTGTAAATAATGTTCGCGCCGTAAGCAACCAAATTGCTATCCTTATGGATACAAAAGGTCCTGAAATCAGAACCACAGTAGTTGAAAATGATTCAATCGACCTGTCAACAGGTGACACGGTAAAAATAACCGGAAACCCTGACTTAATGTCAACACGTGAATGTATTTCTGTAAATTATCCTCACTTCGTTCGTGATTTGAACGTGGGTGACAATATCCTTTTTGACGATGGAGAAATTGATCTTCAAGTTGACTCAAAAGATGATCAATACTTGTATTGTACCGTGCTTAACAACGGAAATCTTGGAAGCCGTAAGAGTGTGAATGTACCGGGCGTACGCATCAATTTGCCTTCGCTTACTGAAAAAGACCGTAAAAACATTTTGTTGGCTATCGAATTAGACCTTGATTTCATTGCTCACTCATTCGTTAGAAACAAACAAGATCTTATCGATATTCAAACTATCCTTGATGAGCACAACAGCCCAATTAAAATTATCTCAAAAATTGAAAACCAAGAAGGTGTTGACAACATTGATGAGATTCTGGAACACACATACGGTGTTATGATTGCTCGTGGTGACCTGGGTATTGAAGTTGCACAGGAAAAAATTCCGGGTATTCAACGTCGTCTTATCCGCAAATGTGTTGTGGCTCGCAAGCCGGTTATCGTAGCTACTCAAATGCTACACACCATGATTAAAAACCCACGTCCTACACGTGCCGAAATTACAGATATTGCAAACGCAATTTATTATCGCACAGATGCAGTGATGCTCAGCGGCGAAACTGCTTACGGAAAATATCCGGTAGAAGCTGTTAGAACAATGGCAAGTGTGGCTAAAGAAGCTGAGAAAACCAAACTGACCGAAAATGATATCCCTGTAAACATCGGTACTAACGATATTACTTCGTTCCTGGCAAACGCTGCTAACGAAGCAAGTATCAATCTTGGCACTAAAGCTATCATAACAGATACATACACCGGCAAAACAGCTCTTAATTTGTCTGCATACCGTAGTACTAATCCTATTCTGGCACTTTGCTACCATGAGCGTTCAACTCGTCAGTTGGCTTTATCTTATGGCGTTTTCCCTGTATTCCAGGAAGAAAAAGGAAATACTCAGAAGTATTTCATTGCCGGGCTACAAGGATTTATCAAACAAGGCATGCTTGAACCTGAAGACTATGTAAGTTACCTGAGCGGCAGCTTCGGCTCCGGATTCGGAACTTCATTCCTCGAAATTAATCAGGTTAGTAAAATCTTCGAATCTCGAGAAAAATACATACTTCCAAATTTCTAA